In Cicer arietinum cultivar CDC Frontier isolate Library 1 chromosome 7, Cicar.CDCFrontier_v2.0, whole genome shotgun sequence, a single window of DNA contains:
- the LOC140918709 gene encoding uncharacterized protein, with protein MIDAGLIYAFLERWHRETNSFHMSFGEMTITMDGVTTLRHIPPCGKFLDAPINMNTNKIYEHYPNIYKRSDSGTNLAHIPRAYGWTAKHVVEVGLLTYQRRLNVILLDDVLFTPYNDDRTNHLFEAMSMFSGYLRWGEVSIPYLPERCLRQFGHIQCILHDVPRVPDIDWEWQNTMRACITIFWSLCPLVMFFVEVSMDYYIWCLNVSHPLILSDAPLASPPTVVQVPSSSAQVGPSSTHDRKAYELLRRAIRMVNPMGEVHEILSELICMFSRDY; from the exons ATGATTGATGCTGGTCTCATATATGCATTTTTAGAAAGATGGCATAGAGAGACCAACTCGTTTCATATGTCATTTGGAGAGATGACGATCACAATGGATGGCGTCACGACTCTTCGTCACATTCCTCCTTGTGGTAAGTTCCTAGATGCACCAATAAATATGAATACTAATAAG ATTTACGAGCATTATCCTAACATCTATAAGCGGAGCGATAGTGGAACGAATCTTGCGCATATTCCAAGAGCCTATGGGTGGACTGCAAAACACGTTGTTGAAGTTGGATTGCTAACATATCAGCGGAGACTTAATGTTATTTTACTTGATGATGTACTTTTTACACCCTACAATGATGACCGAACTAATCATCTTTTTGAAGCAATGTCGATGTTCTCCGGCTACCTTCGTTGGGGTGAAGTTTCAATCCCATATCTACCAGAGCGATGTCTTCGACAATTTGGTCACATTCAGTGCATTCTGCATGACGTTCCTCGGGTGCCAGATATAGATTGGGAGTGGCAAAATACTATGAGAGCATGTATAACGATATTTTGGAGTCTATGTCCTCTAGTGATGTTTTTTGTTGAGGTCTCTATGGACTATTACATCTGGTGCTTAAATGTTTCACATCCTCTAATCCTCTCTGATGCTCCACTTGCTAGTCCACCTACTGTTGTACAAGTTCCGTCATCTTCTGCACAAGTTGGTCCATCTTCGACACATGACCGTAAAGCATATGAGCTTTTACGTAGAGCTATACGGATGGTAAATCCAATGGGCGAAGTTCATGAAATATTAAGTGAGTTAATATGCATGTTCTCAAGAGACTATTAG